In a genomic window of Strix aluco isolate bStrAlu1 chromosome 3, bStrAlu1.hap1, whole genome shotgun sequence:
- the TNFAIP3 gene encoding tumor necrosis factor alpha-induced protein 3 isoform X2, with protein MSSRNMAAQHILPQALYQSNMLKAMKIRERTPEDLVRPPSGIIHHFKTMHRYTIEMFRMCQFCPQFREALQKALTDQATQTSLERQRKLNWCMEVRRLVPLKTNGDGNCLMHAASQYMWGIEDIDLVLRKTLFSALREIDTRNFKLRWQREAIKSQEFVETGLHYDTRNWEEEWEYLIEMTSPETSGARNRLPYNALEEIHIFILANILRRPVIVLADKVVRSLESGSSFAPLNVGGIYLPLLWPAEECYRYPIVLGYDNMHFTPLVTLKDSGPEIRAVPLVTSERGRFEDLSVHFLTDAEEREKEQLLKDYLIVIEIPVQGWDHGTTHLINAAKLDEGNLPKEINLVEDYFQLVQHEYKKWQENAEPARRETCSRNRQELSFSQLSLLQVKCETPNCPFYMSVNTQPYCHECFERRSQGSKGRKQTSKAVPEKLKADGSGSSRGDVCEPGGWTSEGPVTGPRSAPPTAPSLFLYSETTAMKCRTPDCPFTLNVQHNGLCERCYNSRQLGPCNNLDDQRHSDYATCKVCCQKANRTFNGICSTCFKRSTERFSNGSPAFMPTCHQRSTADPSQISQSLLQHSCHQAPNSHGEEPLPPALPPEEKRGGNLCRKPGCKFFGTSQNEGFCTLCFFEYRENHDSALLRHQRRSQRKSSGAGQLGTSSAAFRNTVSCQRRECGTLGSTMLEGYCQNCFIKAQNQRFQEARRTEEQLVRQTERTGQHRDLLRAALSSQKRQCAVASCRNNQACRSDDLCPECQRLGQLPPLGSARDPAAEEPPKQHCRAPACDHYGNAKCNGYCNECYQFKQIYG; from the exons atgtcTTCTAGAAACATGGCTGCCCAACACATCCTTCCTCAAGCTTTGTATCAGAGCAATATGCTGAAAGCCATGAAGATTAGAGAGAGGACACCTGAAGATCTGGTCAGACCCCCCAGTGGAATAATTCACCACTTCAAGACTATGCACAGATACACCATAGAAATGTTCAGAATGTGCCAGTTTTGTCCTCAATTTCGGGAAGCACTTCAGAAGGCCCTGACTGACCAGGCCACCCAGACTTCGCTGGAGCGCCAGAGGAAGCTCAACTGGTGCATGGAAGTTCGGAGACTTGTCCCTTTGAAGACTAATG gtgaTGGAAATTGCCTCATGCATGCTGCATCACAGTACATGTGGGGTATCGAAGATATCGACCTTGTCTTAAGAAAAACATTGTTTAGCGCACTCAGGGAGATTGACACACGGAACTTCAAGCTCCGCTGGCAGCGGGAGGCTATTAAATCCCAGGAGTTTGTAGAAACAGGACTCCACTATGACACCCGG aactgggaggaggagtgggaataCCTCATTGAAATGACCTCCCCAGAAACATCTGGGGCTCGAAACAGGCTTCCATATAATGCACTGGAAGAAATCCACATCTTCATCCTTGCTAACATCCTCAGAAGGCCAGTCATTGTCCTTGCAG ATAAAGTGGTGAGAAGTTTAGAGTCAGGCTCCAGTTTTGCTCCTCTGAACGTCGGTGGTATTTACTTGCCTCTTCTTTGGCCAGCTGAAGAATGCTACAGATACCCAATTGTGCTTGGCTACGACAACATGCATTTTACACCACTAGTGACTCTGAAGGACAGTGGGCCAG AAATCCGGGCTGTCCCTCTGGTCACCAGTGAACGAGGCAGATTTGAGGATTTGAGTGTGCACTTTCTGACAGAtgcagaagagagggagaaagagcagCTGCTAAAAGACTACTTGATAGTGATAGAAATCCCAGTGCAAGGCTGGGATCATGGTACAACTCATCTAATTAATGCTGCAAA GTTAGATGAAGGCAACCTACCCAAAGAAATAAATCTTGTAGAAGATTACTTTCAACTGGTACAGCATGAGTACAAGAAGTGGCAGGAGAATGCTGAACCTGCTAGAAGAGAGACCTGTTCCAGAAACAGACAGGAACTGTCTTTTTCCCAGCTCTCCCTCTTACAGGTGAAATGTGAAACTCCAAATTGCCCTTTCTACATGTCTGTGAACACCCAGCCCTACTGCCATGAGTGCTTTGAGCGGAGGTCCCaaggaagcaaaggaagaaagcagaCCTCCAAAGCAGTACCTGAGAAACTGAAGGCAGATGGGTCGGGCTCCTCCCGTGGGGATGTTTGTGAACCTGGGGGATGGACATCTGAAGGGCCTGTAACAGGGCCTCGCTCTGCACCTCCGACTGCTCCGAGTCTCTTCCTATACAGCGAGACCACGGCCATGAAATGCAGGACACCAGACTGCCCATTTACATTGAATGTGCAACACAATGGGCTTTGCGAACGCTGCTACAACTCCAGACAGCTTGGTCCTTGCAACAACTTGGATGACCAGAGACATTCAGACTATGCAACATGCAAGGTGTGCTGTCAGAAGGCCAACAGGACCTTCAACGGCATATGCAGCACTTGCTTCAAAAGGTCTACAGAGCGCTTCTCAAATGGCAGCCCTGCTTTCATGCCCACGTGCCACCAGAGATCAACAGCTGACCCGTCCCAGATCTCGCAGAGCCTCCTCCAGCACTCCTGCCACCAGGCTCCCAACAGCCATGGTGAGGAGCCCCTGCCACCAGCACTACCTCctgaggagaagaggggaggtaACCTCTGCAGAAAACCTGGCTGCAAGTTTTTTGGGACATCACAGAATGAGGGCTTTTGCACACTGTGTTTCTTTGAGTACAGGGAAAACCACG ACAGTGCTTTGCTACGACACCAGAGGAGATCTCAGAGGAAGTCCTCAGGAGCGGGTCAGCTGGGGACCTCCTCTGCCGCCTTCCGTAACACTGTGTCCTGCCAGCGACGCGAGTGCGGCACCCTGGGCAGCACAATGCTTGAGGGGTACTGCCAGAACTGCTTCATTAAAGCCCAGAACCAGCGATTTCAGGAAGCCAGGAGGACAGAAGAACAGCTGGTGAGACAGACAGAA AGAACAGGACAGCACAGAGATTTGCTGCGAGCAGCATTGAGTAGCCAGAAGAGACAGTGTGCTGTGGCTTCGTGTAGAAACAACCAGGCCTGCAGAAGCGATGACTTGTGCCCCGAGTGCCAGCGCCTTGGTCAGCTTCCGCCGTTGGGGAGTGCCAGGGACCCAGCTGCAGAGGAGCCCCCGAAGCAACACTGCCGAGCCCCTGCTTGTGATCACTATGGCAATGCCAAGTGCAACGGCTACTGCAATGAATGCTACCAGTTCAAACAGATCTATGGGTAG
- the TNFAIP3 gene encoding tumor necrosis factor alpha-induced protein 3 isoform X3, with protein sequence MSSRNMAAQHILPQALYQSNMLKAMKIRERTPEDLVRPPSGIIHHFKTMHRYTIEMFRMCQFCPQFREALQKALTDQATQTSLERQRKLNWCMEVRRLVPLKTNGDGNCLMHAASQYMWGIEDIDLVLRKTLFSALREIDTRNFKLRWQREAIKSQEFVETGLHYDTRNWEEEWEYLIEMTSPETSGARNRLPYNALEEIHIFILANILRRPVIVLADKVVRSLESGSSFAPLNVGGIYLPLLWPAEECYRYPIVLGYDNMHFTPLVTLKDSGPEIRAVPLVTSERGRFEDLSVHFLTDAEEREKEQLLKDYLIVIEIPVQGWDHGTTHLINAAKLDEGNLPKEINLVEDYFQLVQHEYKKWQENAEPARRETCSRNRQELSFSQLSLLQVKCETPNCPFYMSVNTQPYCHECFERRSQGSKGRKQTSKAVPEKLKADGSGSSRGDVCEPGGWTSEGPVTGPRSAPPTAPSLFLYSETTAMKCRTPDCPFTLNVQHNGLCERCYNSRQLGPCNNLDDQRHSDYATCKVCCQKANRTFNGICSTCFKRSTERFSNGSPAFMPTCHQRSTADPSQISQSLLQHSCHQAPNSHGEEPLPPALPPEEKRGGNLCRKPGCKFFGTSQNEGFCTLCFFEYRENHDSALLRHQRRSQRKSSGAGQLGTSSAAFRNTVSCQRRECGTLGSTMLEGYCQNCFIKAQNQRFQEARRTEEQLVRQTEDSTEICCEQH encoded by the exons atgtcTTCTAGAAACATGGCTGCCCAACACATCCTTCCTCAAGCTTTGTATCAGAGCAATATGCTGAAAGCCATGAAGATTAGAGAGAGGACACCTGAAGATCTGGTCAGACCCCCCAGTGGAATAATTCACCACTTCAAGACTATGCACAGATACACCATAGAAATGTTCAGAATGTGCCAGTTTTGTCCTCAATTTCGGGAAGCACTTCAGAAGGCCCTGACTGACCAGGCCACCCAGACTTCGCTGGAGCGCCAGAGGAAGCTCAACTGGTGCATGGAAGTTCGGAGACTTGTCCCTTTGAAGACTAATG gtgaTGGAAATTGCCTCATGCATGCTGCATCACAGTACATGTGGGGTATCGAAGATATCGACCTTGTCTTAAGAAAAACATTGTTTAGCGCACTCAGGGAGATTGACACACGGAACTTCAAGCTCCGCTGGCAGCGGGAGGCTATTAAATCCCAGGAGTTTGTAGAAACAGGACTCCACTATGACACCCGG aactgggaggaggagtgggaataCCTCATTGAAATGACCTCCCCAGAAACATCTGGGGCTCGAAACAGGCTTCCATATAATGCACTGGAAGAAATCCACATCTTCATCCTTGCTAACATCCTCAGAAGGCCAGTCATTGTCCTTGCAG ATAAAGTGGTGAGAAGTTTAGAGTCAGGCTCCAGTTTTGCTCCTCTGAACGTCGGTGGTATTTACTTGCCTCTTCTTTGGCCAGCTGAAGAATGCTACAGATACCCAATTGTGCTTGGCTACGACAACATGCATTTTACACCACTAGTGACTCTGAAGGACAGTGGGCCAG AAATCCGGGCTGTCCCTCTGGTCACCAGTGAACGAGGCAGATTTGAGGATTTGAGTGTGCACTTTCTGACAGAtgcagaagagagggagaaagagcagCTGCTAAAAGACTACTTGATAGTGATAGAAATCCCAGTGCAAGGCTGGGATCATGGTACAACTCATCTAATTAATGCTGCAAA GTTAGATGAAGGCAACCTACCCAAAGAAATAAATCTTGTAGAAGATTACTTTCAACTGGTACAGCATGAGTACAAGAAGTGGCAGGAGAATGCTGAACCTGCTAGAAGAGAGACCTGTTCCAGAAACAGACAGGAACTGTCTTTTTCCCAGCTCTCCCTCTTACAGGTGAAATGTGAAACTCCAAATTGCCCTTTCTACATGTCTGTGAACACCCAGCCCTACTGCCATGAGTGCTTTGAGCGGAGGTCCCaaggaagcaaaggaagaaagcagaCCTCCAAAGCAGTACCTGAGAAACTGAAGGCAGATGGGTCGGGCTCCTCCCGTGGGGATGTTTGTGAACCTGGGGGATGGACATCTGAAGGGCCTGTAACAGGGCCTCGCTCTGCACCTCCGACTGCTCCGAGTCTCTTCCTATACAGCGAGACCACGGCCATGAAATGCAGGACACCAGACTGCCCATTTACATTGAATGTGCAACACAATGGGCTTTGCGAACGCTGCTACAACTCCAGACAGCTTGGTCCTTGCAACAACTTGGATGACCAGAGACATTCAGACTATGCAACATGCAAGGTGTGCTGTCAGAAGGCCAACAGGACCTTCAACGGCATATGCAGCACTTGCTTCAAAAGGTCTACAGAGCGCTTCTCAAATGGCAGCCCTGCTTTCATGCCCACGTGCCACCAGAGATCAACAGCTGACCCGTCCCAGATCTCGCAGAGCCTCCTCCAGCACTCCTGCCACCAGGCTCCCAACAGCCATGGTGAGGAGCCCCTGCCACCAGCACTACCTCctgaggagaagaggggaggtaACCTCTGCAGAAAACCTGGCTGCAAGTTTTTTGGGACATCACAGAATGAGGGCTTTTGCACACTGTGTTTCTTTGAGTACAGGGAAAACCACG ACAGTGCTTTGCTACGACACCAGAGGAGATCTCAGAGGAAGTCCTCAGGAGCGGGTCAGCTGGGGACCTCCTCTGCCGCCTTCCGTAACACTGTGTCCTGCCAGCGACGCGAGTGCGGCACCCTGGGCAGCACAATGCTTGAGGGGTACTGCCAGAACTGCTTCATTAAAGCCCAGAACCAGCGATTTCAGGAAGCCAGGAGGACAGAAGAACAGCTGGTGAGACAGACAGAA GACAGCACAGAGATTTGCTGCGAGCAGCATTGA
- the TNFAIP3 gene encoding tumor necrosis factor alpha-induced protein 3 isoform X1 codes for MSSRNMAAQHILPQALYQSNMLKAMKIRERTPEDLVRPPSGIIHHFKTMHRYTIEMFRMCQFCPQFREALQKALTDQATQTSLERQRKLNWCMEVRRLVPLKTNGDGNCLMHAASQYMWGIEDIDLVLRKTLFSALREIDTRNFKLRWQREAIKSQEFVETGLHYDTRNWEEEWEYLIEMTSPETSGARNRLPYNALEEIHIFILANILRRPVIVLADKVVRSLESGSSFAPLNVGGIYLPLLWPAEECYRYPIVLGYDNMHFTPLVTLKDSGPEIRAVPLVTSERGRFEDLSVHFLTDAEEREKEQLLKDYLIVIEIPVQGWDHGTTHLINAAKLDEGNLPKEINLVEDYFQLVQHEYKKWQENAEPARRETCSRNRQELSFSQLSLLQVKCETPNCPFYMSVNTQPYCHECFERRSQGSKGRKQTSKAVPEKLKADGSGSSRGDVCEPGGWTSEGPVTGPRSAPPTAPSLFLYSETTAMKCRTPDCPFTLNVQHNGLCERCYNSRQLGPCNNLDDQRHSDYATCKVCCQKANRTFNGICSTCFKRSTERFSNGSPAFMPTCHQRSTADPSQISQSLLQHSCHQAPNSHGEEPLPPALPPEEKRGGNLCRKPGCKFFGTSQNEGFCTLCFFEYRENHDSALLRHQRRSQRKSSGAGQLGTSSAAFRNTVSCQRRECGTLGSTMLEGYCQNCFIKAQNQRFQEARRTEEQLVRQTEVSVNFSKSSSRLALHVFLLYEEFRMCTRKSSNDCILSRKDKHKASHYFFLMQLSSTPESCSQFRVIMAMLSFTSDGISPAISVEEIAPRVSLFAGQGELHLGI; via the exons atgtcTTCTAGAAACATGGCTGCCCAACACATCCTTCCTCAAGCTTTGTATCAGAGCAATATGCTGAAAGCCATGAAGATTAGAGAGAGGACACCTGAAGATCTGGTCAGACCCCCCAGTGGAATAATTCACCACTTCAAGACTATGCACAGATACACCATAGAAATGTTCAGAATGTGCCAGTTTTGTCCTCAATTTCGGGAAGCACTTCAGAAGGCCCTGACTGACCAGGCCACCCAGACTTCGCTGGAGCGCCAGAGGAAGCTCAACTGGTGCATGGAAGTTCGGAGACTTGTCCCTTTGAAGACTAATG gtgaTGGAAATTGCCTCATGCATGCTGCATCACAGTACATGTGGGGTATCGAAGATATCGACCTTGTCTTAAGAAAAACATTGTTTAGCGCACTCAGGGAGATTGACACACGGAACTTCAAGCTCCGCTGGCAGCGGGAGGCTATTAAATCCCAGGAGTTTGTAGAAACAGGACTCCACTATGACACCCGG aactgggaggaggagtgggaataCCTCATTGAAATGACCTCCCCAGAAACATCTGGGGCTCGAAACAGGCTTCCATATAATGCACTGGAAGAAATCCACATCTTCATCCTTGCTAACATCCTCAGAAGGCCAGTCATTGTCCTTGCAG ATAAAGTGGTGAGAAGTTTAGAGTCAGGCTCCAGTTTTGCTCCTCTGAACGTCGGTGGTATTTACTTGCCTCTTCTTTGGCCAGCTGAAGAATGCTACAGATACCCAATTGTGCTTGGCTACGACAACATGCATTTTACACCACTAGTGACTCTGAAGGACAGTGGGCCAG AAATCCGGGCTGTCCCTCTGGTCACCAGTGAACGAGGCAGATTTGAGGATTTGAGTGTGCACTTTCTGACAGAtgcagaagagagggagaaagagcagCTGCTAAAAGACTACTTGATAGTGATAGAAATCCCAGTGCAAGGCTGGGATCATGGTACAACTCATCTAATTAATGCTGCAAA GTTAGATGAAGGCAACCTACCCAAAGAAATAAATCTTGTAGAAGATTACTTTCAACTGGTACAGCATGAGTACAAGAAGTGGCAGGAGAATGCTGAACCTGCTAGAAGAGAGACCTGTTCCAGAAACAGACAGGAACTGTCTTTTTCCCAGCTCTCCCTCTTACAGGTGAAATGTGAAACTCCAAATTGCCCTTTCTACATGTCTGTGAACACCCAGCCCTACTGCCATGAGTGCTTTGAGCGGAGGTCCCaaggaagcaaaggaagaaagcagaCCTCCAAAGCAGTACCTGAGAAACTGAAGGCAGATGGGTCGGGCTCCTCCCGTGGGGATGTTTGTGAACCTGGGGGATGGACATCTGAAGGGCCTGTAACAGGGCCTCGCTCTGCACCTCCGACTGCTCCGAGTCTCTTCCTATACAGCGAGACCACGGCCATGAAATGCAGGACACCAGACTGCCCATTTACATTGAATGTGCAACACAATGGGCTTTGCGAACGCTGCTACAACTCCAGACAGCTTGGTCCTTGCAACAACTTGGATGACCAGAGACATTCAGACTATGCAACATGCAAGGTGTGCTGTCAGAAGGCCAACAGGACCTTCAACGGCATATGCAGCACTTGCTTCAAAAGGTCTACAGAGCGCTTCTCAAATGGCAGCCCTGCTTTCATGCCCACGTGCCACCAGAGATCAACAGCTGACCCGTCCCAGATCTCGCAGAGCCTCCTCCAGCACTCCTGCCACCAGGCTCCCAACAGCCATGGTGAGGAGCCCCTGCCACCAGCACTACCTCctgaggagaagaggggaggtaACCTCTGCAGAAAACCTGGCTGCAAGTTTTTTGGGACATCACAGAATGAGGGCTTTTGCACACTGTGTTTCTTTGAGTACAGGGAAAACCACG ACAGTGCTTTGCTACGACACCAGAGGAGATCTCAGAGGAAGTCCTCAGGAGCGGGTCAGCTGGGGACCTCCTCTGCCGCCTTCCGTAACACTGTGTCCTGCCAGCGACGCGAGTGCGGCACCCTGGGCAGCACAATGCTTGAGGGGTACTGCCAGAACTGCTTCATTAAAGCCCAGAACCAGCGATTTCAGGAAGCCAGGAGGACAGAAGAACAGCTGGTGAGACAGACAGAAGTAAGTGTGAACTTCTCAAAATCTTCCTCTCGTTTAGCGCTGCATGTGTTTCTCTTGTATGAAGAATTCAGGATGTGTACTAGAAAATCCTCAAATGACTGCATCCTATCACGGAAAGACAAGCATAAAGCATCtcattattttttcctgatgcaGCTGAGCAGCACTCCTGAAAGTTGTTCTCAGTTTAGAGTTATCATGGCCATGCTCAGTTTTACCTCAGATGGGATTTCACCAGCAATTTCAGTGGAAGAAATTGCACCAAGAGTTAGTTTGTTTGCTGGTCAGGGAGAACTGCATCTAGGGATTTAG
- the TNFAIP3 gene encoding tumor necrosis factor alpha-induced protein 3 isoform X4: MSSRNMAAQHILPQALYQSNMLKAMKIRERTPEDLVRPPSGIIHHFKTMHRYTIEMFRMCQFCPQFREALQKALTDQATQTSLERQRKLNWCMEVRRLVPLKTNGDGNCLMHAASQYMWGIEDIDLVLRKTLFSALREIDTRNFKLRWQREAIKSQEFVETGLHYDTRNWEEEWEYLIEMTSPETSGARNRLPYNALEEIHIFILANILRRPVIVLADKVVRSLESGSSFAPLNVGGIYLPLLWPAEECYRYPIVLGYDNMHFTPLVTLKDSGPEIRAVPLVTSERGRFEDLSVHFLTDAEEREKEQLLKDYLIVIEIPVQGWDHGTTHLINAAKLDEGNLPKEINLVEDYFQLVQHEYKKWQENAEPARRETCSRNRQELSFSQLSLLQVKCETPNCPFYMSVNTQPYCHECFERRSQGSKGRKQTSKAVPEKLKADGSGSSRGDVCEPGGWTSEGPVTGPRSAPPTAPSLFLYSETTAMKCRTPDCPFTLNVQHNGLCERCYNSRQLGPCNNLDDQRHSDYATCKVCCQKANRTFNGICSTCFKRSTERFSNGSPAFMPTCHQRSTADPSQISQSLLQHSCHQAPNSHGEEPLPPALPPEEKRGGNLCRKPGCKFFGTSQNEGFCTLCFFEYRENHDSALLRHQRRSQRKSSGAGQLGTSSAAFRNTVSCQRRECGTLGSTMLEGYCQNCFIKAQNQRFQEARRTEEQLVRQTEVLHRI, from the exons atgtcTTCTAGAAACATGGCTGCCCAACACATCCTTCCTCAAGCTTTGTATCAGAGCAATATGCTGAAAGCCATGAAGATTAGAGAGAGGACACCTGAAGATCTGGTCAGACCCCCCAGTGGAATAATTCACCACTTCAAGACTATGCACAGATACACCATAGAAATGTTCAGAATGTGCCAGTTTTGTCCTCAATTTCGGGAAGCACTTCAGAAGGCCCTGACTGACCAGGCCACCCAGACTTCGCTGGAGCGCCAGAGGAAGCTCAACTGGTGCATGGAAGTTCGGAGACTTGTCCCTTTGAAGACTAATG gtgaTGGAAATTGCCTCATGCATGCTGCATCACAGTACATGTGGGGTATCGAAGATATCGACCTTGTCTTAAGAAAAACATTGTTTAGCGCACTCAGGGAGATTGACACACGGAACTTCAAGCTCCGCTGGCAGCGGGAGGCTATTAAATCCCAGGAGTTTGTAGAAACAGGACTCCACTATGACACCCGG aactgggaggaggagtgggaataCCTCATTGAAATGACCTCCCCAGAAACATCTGGGGCTCGAAACAGGCTTCCATATAATGCACTGGAAGAAATCCACATCTTCATCCTTGCTAACATCCTCAGAAGGCCAGTCATTGTCCTTGCAG ATAAAGTGGTGAGAAGTTTAGAGTCAGGCTCCAGTTTTGCTCCTCTGAACGTCGGTGGTATTTACTTGCCTCTTCTTTGGCCAGCTGAAGAATGCTACAGATACCCAATTGTGCTTGGCTACGACAACATGCATTTTACACCACTAGTGACTCTGAAGGACAGTGGGCCAG AAATCCGGGCTGTCCCTCTGGTCACCAGTGAACGAGGCAGATTTGAGGATTTGAGTGTGCACTTTCTGACAGAtgcagaagagagggagaaagagcagCTGCTAAAAGACTACTTGATAGTGATAGAAATCCCAGTGCAAGGCTGGGATCATGGTACAACTCATCTAATTAATGCTGCAAA GTTAGATGAAGGCAACCTACCCAAAGAAATAAATCTTGTAGAAGATTACTTTCAACTGGTACAGCATGAGTACAAGAAGTGGCAGGAGAATGCTGAACCTGCTAGAAGAGAGACCTGTTCCAGAAACAGACAGGAACTGTCTTTTTCCCAGCTCTCCCTCTTACAGGTGAAATGTGAAACTCCAAATTGCCCTTTCTACATGTCTGTGAACACCCAGCCCTACTGCCATGAGTGCTTTGAGCGGAGGTCCCaaggaagcaaaggaagaaagcagaCCTCCAAAGCAGTACCTGAGAAACTGAAGGCAGATGGGTCGGGCTCCTCCCGTGGGGATGTTTGTGAACCTGGGGGATGGACATCTGAAGGGCCTGTAACAGGGCCTCGCTCTGCACCTCCGACTGCTCCGAGTCTCTTCCTATACAGCGAGACCACGGCCATGAAATGCAGGACACCAGACTGCCCATTTACATTGAATGTGCAACACAATGGGCTTTGCGAACGCTGCTACAACTCCAGACAGCTTGGTCCTTGCAACAACTTGGATGACCAGAGACATTCAGACTATGCAACATGCAAGGTGTGCTGTCAGAAGGCCAACAGGACCTTCAACGGCATATGCAGCACTTGCTTCAAAAGGTCTACAGAGCGCTTCTCAAATGGCAGCCCTGCTTTCATGCCCACGTGCCACCAGAGATCAACAGCTGACCCGTCCCAGATCTCGCAGAGCCTCCTCCAGCACTCCTGCCACCAGGCTCCCAACAGCCATGGTGAGGAGCCCCTGCCACCAGCACTACCTCctgaggagaagaggggaggtaACCTCTGCAGAAAACCTGGCTGCAAGTTTTTTGGGACATCACAGAATGAGGGCTTTTGCACACTGTGTTTCTTTGAGTACAGGGAAAACCACG ACAGTGCTTTGCTACGACACCAGAGGAGATCTCAGAGGAAGTCCTCAGGAGCGGGTCAGCTGGGGACCTCCTCTGCCGCCTTCCGTAACACTGTGTCCTGCCAGCGACGCGAGTGCGGCACCCTGGGCAGCACAATGCTTGAGGGGTACTGCCAGAACTGCTTCATTAAAGCCCAGAACCAGCGATTTCAGGAAGCCAGGAGGACAGAAGAACAGCTGGTGAGACAGACAGAA